The following proteins come from a genomic window of Bubalus kerabau isolate K-KA32 ecotype Philippines breed swamp buffalo chromosome 20, PCC_UOA_SB_1v2, whole genome shotgun sequence:
- the CMTM8 gene encoding CKLF-like MARVEL transmembrane domain-containing protein 8 isoform X2, producing MLLRGRTVMVVVGLELPSTEKTEVLGLLVWTLIAGTEYFRVPAFGWVMFVAVFYWVLTVFFLIIYLTMTYTRIPQVPWTTVGLWFNGSAFALYLSAAIVDASSVSPERDSHNFNSWAASSFFAFLVTICYAGNTYFSFIAWRSRTIQ from the exons ATGCTGCTGAGAGGCAGGACGGTCATGGTCGTGGTGGGATTGGAGCTTCCCTCCACGGAGAAGACGGAG GTTCTGGGACTGCTGGTGTGGACGCTCATCGCTGGAACAGAGTACTTCCGGGTCCCTGCCTTTGGCTGGGTCATGTTCGTAGCTGTGTTTTACTGGGTCCTCACCGTCTTCTTCCTCATCATCTACCTAACGATGACCTACACCAGGATCCCCCAGGTGCCCTGGACCACGGTG GGTCTGTGGTTTAACGGCAGTGCCTTCGCCTTATACCTCTCAGCTGCTATTGTGGACGCATCTTCCGTCTCCCCGGAGAGAGACAGTCACAACTTCAACAGCTGGGCAGCTTCGTCG tTCTTTGCCTTCCTGGTCACCATCTGCTACGCTGGAAACACATATTTCAGTTTTATAGCTTGGAGATCCAGGACCATACAGTGA